From the genome of Vigna angularis cultivar LongXiaoDou No.4 chromosome 11, ASM1680809v1, whole genome shotgun sequence, one region includes:
- the LOC108334189 gene encoding actin-related protein 2/3 complex subunit 1A isoform X2 gives MAVMAVHQFAQCITCHAWSADQSMVALCPNNNEVHIYRLVEDKWEKVYVLQKHDQVISGIDWSARSNRIVTSSHDRNSYVWNLEQSEWVPTLVILRLNRAALCVQWSPKENKFAVGSGAKTICICYYEQDNNWWVSKLIRKRHDSSVTSVSWHPDNIFLATTSTDGKCRVFSTFIKGVDAKDSKKGTSSDSKFGELIVQLDLSSSWTFGVKWSPSGNTLAYVGHNSMIYFVDDVGPSPLAQNVVFRDLPLRDVLFVSERKVIGVGFDCNPMVFAADERGTWSFVRYLGERKAVSSASRYGSQFSEAFGKFYGQSKHGVNNDAVETSRTRGTVHENCINCIIPLGDRGKMIRRFSTSGLDGRIVLWDLENEQDLLE, from the exons atgGCGGTCATGGCGGTTCACCAATTCGCGCAATGTATCACTTGCCACGCCTGGAGCGCCGATCAATCTA TGGTCGCTTTATGTCCAAACAATAATGAAGTGCACATCTATAGGTTGGTTGAAGACAAATGGGAAAAGGTGTATGTTCTTCAAAAG CATGATCAGGTAATTTCTGGAATAGACTGGAGTGCAAGATCAAATAGAATAGTTACATCATCCCATGATCGGAATTC ATATGTCTGGAACCTTGAACAATCAGAATGGGTGCCAACTCTTGTTATCCTTAGATTAAACCGTGCTGCTCTTTGTGTTCAATGGAGTCCAAAAG AAAACAAATTTGCAGTGGGGAGTGGAGCCAAAACTATTTGTATATGCTACTATGAGCAGGACAACAACTg GTGGGTCAGCAAACTTATCAGGAAAAGACACGATTCTTCAGTGACAAGTGTTTCTTGGCATCCAGATAAT ATTTTTCTTGCGACAACATCTACAGATGGGAAATGCCGAGTATTCTCCACCTTTATTAAAGGCGTTGATGCAAA GGATTCAAAAAAGGGTACTTCATCAGATTCAAAATTTGGAGAG CTCATTGTTCAGCTTGATCTCTCGTCATCTTGGACATTTGGAGTCAAGTGGTCACCAAGTGGCAATACTCTAGCATATGTAG GTCATAATTCTATGATATATTTTGTTGATGATGTTGGTCCTTCTCCTTTGGCCCAAAATGTTGTGTTCCGTGATTTGCCCCTCCGTGAT GTACTATTTGTTTCTGAAAGAAAAGTGATaggtgtaggatttgattgcaACCCAATGGTTTTTGCGGCAGATGAAAGAGGAACTTG gAGTTTTGTCAGGTATCTGGGAGAACGGAAAGCAGTATCTTCTGCATCAAGATATGGCTCACAG TTCTCTGAAGCATTTGGGAAGTTTTATGGTCAATCAAAGCATGGAGTGAACAACGATGCAGTTGAAACTTCAAGAACTCGTGGAACTGTTCATGAGAACTGTATAAA TTGTATTATACCTCTTGGGGATCGTGGAAAAATGATTAGGCGTTTCAGCACATCAG GATTGGATGGAAGAATTGTTCTATGGGATTTGGAAAATGAGCAAGACCTGTTAGAATAA
- the LOC108334189 gene encoding actin-related protein 2/3 complex subunit 1B isoform X4 yields the protein MKCTSIGWLKTNGKRCMFFKRYVWNLEQSEWVPTLVILRLNRAALCVQWSPKENKFAVGSGAKTICICYYEQDNNWWVSKLIRKRHDSSVTSVSWHPDNIFLATTSTDGKCRVFSTFIKGVDAKDSKKGTSSDSKFGELIVQLDLSSSWTFGVKWSPSGNTLAYVGHNSMIYFVDDVGPSPLAQNVVFRDLPLRDVLFVSERKVIGVGFDCNPMVFAADERGTWSFVRYLGERKAVSSASRYGSQFSEAFGKFYGQSKHGVNNDAVETSRTRGTVHENCINCIIPLGDRGKMIRRFSTSGLDGRIVLWDLENEQDLLE from the exons ATGAAGTGCACATCTATAGGTTGGTTGAAGACAAATGGGAAAAGGTGTATGTTCTTCAAAAG ATATGTCTGGAACCTTGAACAATCAGAATGGGTGCCAACTCTTGTTATCCTTAGATTAAACCGTGCTGCTCTTTGTGTTCAATGGAGTCCAAAAG AAAACAAATTTGCAGTGGGGAGTGGAGCCAAAACTATTTGTATATGCTACTATGAGCAGGACAACAACTg GTGGGTCAGCAAACTTATCAGGAAAAGACACGATTCTTCAGTGACAAGTGTTTCTTGGCATCCAGATAAT ATTTTTCTTGCGACAACATCTACAGATGGGAAATGCCGAGTATTCTCCACCTTTATTAAAGGCGTTGATGCAAA GGATTCAAAAAAGGGTACTTCATCAGATTCAAAATTTGGAGAG CTCATTGTTCAGCTTGATCTCTCGTCATCTTGGACATTTGGAGTCAAGTGGTCACCAAGTGGCAATACTCTAGCATATGTAG GTCATAATTCTATGATATATTTTGTTGATGATGTTGGTCCTTCTCCTTTGGCCCAAAATGTTGTGTTCCGTGATTTGCCCCTCCGTGAT GTACTATTTGTTTCTGAAAGAAAAGTGATaggtgtaggatttgattgcaACCCAATGGTTTTTGCGGCAGATGAAAGAGGAACTTG gAGTTTTGTCAGGTATCTGGGAGAACGGAAAGCAGTATCTTCTGCATCAAGATATGGCTCACAG TTCTCTGAAGCATTTGGGAAGTTTTATGGTCAATCAAAGCATGGAGTGAACAACGATGCAGTTGAAACTTCAAGAACTCGTGGAACTGTTCATGAGAACTGTATAAA TTGTATTATACCTCTTGGGGATCGTGGAAAAATGATTAGGCGTTTCAGCACATCAG GATTGGATGGAAGAATTGTTCTATGGGATTTGGAAAATGAGCAAGACCTGTTAGAATAA
- the LOC108333508 gene encoding uncharacterized protein At4g22758 codes for MPAPKSSRNGQSESHRRRRTTSFHGQAAVSVIQLRRRSSVSDLQSLTSIAGSAPEFPPRQPPKMLMKVAVPRSLSPVQVLMTPESTVGDLIETALRQYVKESRRPILPANTAFDFDLHYSQFSLESLDREENLMELGSRNFFMCPRKPWTTLEGVTTPFASCAKEAEKLRESSGGGGFTWFKLMQFMM; via the exons ATGCCAGCCCCCAAGAGCAGCCGCAACGGCCAGTCCGAGAGTCACCGGCGGAGAAGGACAACCTCCTTCCATGGCCAGGCCGCCGTGTCCGTCATTCAGCTCCGCCGTCGGAGTTCGGTTTCCGACCTCCAGTCCCTCACGAGCATCGCCGGATCGGCGCCAGAGTTTCCTCCGAGACAGCCGCCGAAGATGCTGATGAAGGTAGCCGTGCCGAGAAGCCTCTCGCCCGTGCAGGTGCTGATGACACCGGAATCCACCGTCGGCGACCTCATAGAGACGGCGCTGCGACAGTACGTGAAGGAAAGTCGCCGCCCTATCTTGCCGGCCAACACAGCCTTCGATTTCGACCTCCATTATTCACAGTTTAGTCTAGAAA GTTTGGATAGGGAGGAAAATCTGATGGAACTTGGATCTAGGAACTTCTTTATGTGTCCGCGAAAGCCTTGGACGACCTTGGAAGGTGTAACGACGCCGTTTGCGTCCTGTGCCAAAGAAGCGGAGAAGTTGAGGGAAAgtagtggtggtggtggctTTACTTGGTTCAAGCTCATGCAATTCATGATGTGA
- the LOC108334189 gene encoding actin-related protein 2/3 complex subunit 1B isoform X3, which yields MAVMAVHQFAQCITCHAWSADQSSWLKTNGKRCMFFKRYVWNLEQSEWVPTLVILRLNRAALCVQWSPKENKFAVGSGAKTICICYYEQDNNWWVSKLIRKRHDSSVTSVSWHPDNIFLATTSTDGKCRVFSTFIKGVDAKDSKKGTSSDSKFGELIVQLDLSSSWTFGVKWSPSGNTLAYVGHNSMIYFVDDVGPSPLAQNVVFRDLPLRDVLFVSERKVIGVGFDCNPMVFAADERGTWSFVRYLGERKAVSSASRYGSQFSEAFGKFYGQSKHGVNNDAVETSRTRGTVHENCINCIIPLGDRGKMIRRFSTSGLDGRIVLWDLENEQDLLE from the exons atgGCGGTCATGGCGGTTCACCAATTCGCGCAATGTATCACTTGCCACGCCTGGAGCGCCGATCAATCTA GTTGGTTGAAGACAAATGGGAAAAGGTGTATGTTCTTCAAAAG ATATGTCTGGAACCTTGAACAATCAGAATGGGTGCCAACTCTTGTTATCCTTAGATTAAACCGTGCTGCTCTTTGTGTTCAATGGAGTCCAAAAG AAAACAAATTTGCAGTGGGGAGTGGAGCCAAAACTATTTGTATATGCTACTATGAGCAGGACAACAACTg GTGGGTCAGCAAACTTATCAGGAAAAGACACGATTCTTCAGTGACAAGTGTTTCTTGGCATCCAGATAAT ATTTTTCTTGCGACAACATCTACAGATGGGAAATGCCGAGTATTCTCCACCTTTATTAAAGGCGTTGATGCAAA GGATTCAAAAAAGGGTACTTCATCAGATTCAAAATTTGGAGAG CTCATTGTTCAGCTTGATCTCTCGTCATCTTGGACATTTGGAGTCAAGTGGTCACCAAGTGGCAATACTCTAGCATATGTAG GTCATAATTCTATGATATATTTTGTTGATGATGTTGGTCCTTCTCCTTTGGCCCAAAATGTTGTGTTCCGTGATTTGCCCCTCCGTGAT GTACTATTTGTTTCTGAAAGAAAAGTGATaggtgtaggatttgattgcaACCCAATGGTTTTTGCGGCAGATGAAAGAGGAACTTG gAGTTTTGTCAGGTATCTGGGAGAACGGAAAGCAGTATCTTCTGCATCAAGATATGGCTCACAG TTCTCTGAAGCATTTGGGAAGTTTTATGGTCAATCAAAGCATGGAGTGAACAACGATGCAGTTGAAACTTCAAGAACTCGTGGAACTGTTCATGAGAACTGTATAAA TTGTATTATACCTCTTGGGGATCGTGGAAAAATGATTAGGCGTTTCAGCACATCAG GATTGGATGGAAGAATTGTTCTATGGGATTTGGAAAATGAGCAAGACCTGTTAGAATAA
- the LOC108334189 gene encoding actin-related protein 2/3 complex subunit 1A isoform X1 encodes MAVMAVHQFAQCITCHAWSADQSMVALCPNNNEVHIYRLVEDKWEKVYVLQKHDQVISGIDWSARSNRIVTSSHDRNSCKPRVLCRYVWNLEQSEWVPTLVILRLNRAALCVQWSPKENKFAVGSGAKTICICYYEQDNNWWVSKLIRKRHDSSVTSVSWHPDNIFLATTSTDGKCRVFSTFIKGVDAKDSKKGTSSDSKFGELIVQLDLSSSWTFGVKWSPSGNTLAYVGHNSMIYFVDDVGPSPLAQNVVFRDLPLRDVLFVSERKVIGVGFDCNPMVFAADERGTWSFVRYLGERKAVSSASRYGSQFSEAFGKFYGQSKHGVNNDAVETSRTRGTVHENCINCIIPLGDRGKMIRRFSTSGLDGRIVLWDLENEQDLLE; translated from the exons atgGCGGTCATGGCGGTTCACCAATTCGCGCAATGTATCACTTGCCACGCCTGGAGCGCCGATCAATCTA TGGTCGCTTTATGTCCAAACAATAATGAAGTGCACATCTATAGGTTGGTTGAAGACAAATGGGAAAAGGTGTATGTTCTTCAAAAG CATGATCAGGTAATTTCTGGAATAGACTGGAGTGCAAGATCAAATAGAATAGTTACATCATCCCATGATCGGAATTC ATGCAAACCACGTGTTCTTTGTAGATATGTCTGGAACCTTGAACAATCAGAATGGGTGCCAACTCTTGTTATCCTTAGATTAAACCGTGCTGCTCTTTGTGTTCAATGGAGTCCAAAAG AAAACAAATTTGCAGTGGGGAGTGGAGCCAAAACTATTTGTATATGCTACTATGAGCAGGACAACAACTg GTGGGTCAGCAAACTTATCAGGAAAAGACACGATTCTTCAGTGACAAGTGTTTCTTGGCATCCAGATAAT ATTTTTCTTGCGACAACATCTACAGATGGGAAATGCCGAGTATTCTCCACCTTTATTAAAGGCGTTGATGCAAA GGATTCAAAAAAGGGTACTTCATCAGATTCAAAATTTGGAGAG CTCATTGTTCAGCTTGATCTCTCGTCATCTTGGACATTTGGAGTCAAGTGGTCACCAAGTGGCAATACTCTAGCATATGTAG GTCATAATTCTATGATATATTTTGTTGATGATGTTGGTCCTTCTCCTTTGGCCCAAAATGTTGTGTTCCGTGATTTGCCCCTCCGTGAT GTACTATTTGTTTCTGAAAGAAAAGTGATaggtgtaggatttgattgcaACCCAATGGTTTTTGCGGCAGATGAAAGAGGAACTTG gAGTTTTGTCAGGTATCTGGGAGAACGGAAAGCAGTATCTTCTGCATCAAGATATGGCTCACAG TTCTCTGAAGCATTTGGGAAGTTTTATGGTCAATCAAAGCATGGAGTGAACAACGATGCAGTTGAAACTTCAAGAACTCGTGGAACTGTTCATGAGAACTGTATAAA TTGTATTATACCTCTTGGGGATCGTGGAAAAATGATTAGGCGTTTCAGCACATCAG GATTGGATGGAAGAATTGTTCTATGGGATTTGGAAAATGAGCAAGACCTGTTAGAATAA